The region GATTTAGATTTAACTAGTGCAACTGGAATACAGCAATAATGCCTTCCGCTAAGAAGACTCTGCATTTTATGTGCAGTGCGCTGGCTACTGCCTTGTCTGTTGGGGTGATGGGGTACTGCATGTCAATACAGTGGGCTACAATGACCATGGAGTGCGCAAGAATTGGAAGTAGCTTCTTCAATGGAACTGCTGTGATCACTTTGGAGCTTTTTGTTGGGATTTTAAACAGAAACTTTTGCCCGTCGTTTGGAGGCCAGAATTCTTTTCAAGGTAAATTTCACAGGCTCTCTAAGGGCCAGTTCACCGGAAGATATTTTTCTCACTTACATACCTCTAGAATCTATACtcatagttttggttttatttcccCTGGTCTTTCTAGAAGCAGTGTCCCTGTTACTGTTACTATGGATAATCAAAAGAACACACCATAAACGTTTTTTGTATAGGAATGATTTCTTTTGTCAAAAGTAATTTCAAAGGAAGCTCTTTACAGAGAGGTCTCAGAGAGAGATATCTGAAAAAGTGggtaaatgagaaaaaaaaaaaatgtatatatatatatatatatatatatatatatatatatatatatatatatatatatatatataaaagagcTGGCCCTTTAAAACAAGACATAATTACTGTGGACATACAGAAACACTGCACATTATCACCAGAGTTGACATTAATGTAACAACTGGATAACATCTTTCTTTCTTGGTGTCTGTAATATTGTATAATTCATGTAAGCTCTACTAAATTACATAACCATGACATGATTGtactgtgtatgtttgtgtgtgtgtgtgtgtgtgtgtgtgtgtgtgtgtgtgtagtggtcCCCAAATTGGTAGAAACAGGAGTTACCCCTGTAGTCCTCCACGCTTTGGTTTTGTGCCTGTTGGCActgtgtctgctgttttctgCCTGCAGCATCCTTATCTCCCTCTACAACAGTGTCAGCAACCCTTATGAGACCTACATGGGGCCTGTTGGCGTCTATGTCTGCAGCGCGCTCAGCGGTAAGTCCCACAAATGCACTTGGGAGTGGAATTGCCAATAAAAATCAGCATATTCTTTGCATTGCACTGATAAAGATATTTTAATGGTAGTAGgggtattatttttttctgtctttctcttgcAGCATGTTTGTCAGTTGTGGTCCTCATACTATTTGTGGTGAACGTCACTGTGACCAGCATGGCAGAGGATTTGGTAAAGAACTTTTCCGAAGATGCGGACCTAAGGAACAAATCTTCAGAGATGAAGCTAGGATATTACCTGGTCATCCTTTATACATTGCTCTCTCTTCTTGCCATTGCTTTGATCTACACGTACGACCACGCAGCctacacacacaggagagaacaGCAGAGGCCTACAGAGGACGCACCCAAGGAGATAATGATGTATTAGTGGCCTGCAATGGAGTCAGTTTTCTGTGACATTGATAAATCGCTCATCAAGACTTTCTGCTGTAACTTATACTGTAATGGAGAATTACAGACAGAAATCATCAGCTATACATAAAGGCAATGGCATTGTTTCATGTGTTATGTGTCTAAAACAATATTTTGCATAAAATAAGtgaatgtaaataaacaaatgagataagGTTGTATATTGTCTTTAaggatggctttttttttt is a window of Sander vitreus isolate 19-12246 chromosome 21, sanVit1, whole genome shotgun sequence DNA encoding:
- the clrn3 gene encoding clarin-3, which codes for MPSAKKTLHFMCSALATALSVGVMGYCMSIQWATMTMECARIGSSFFNGTAVITLELFVGILNRNFCPSFGGQNSFQVVPKLVETGVTPVVLHALVLCLLALCLLFSACSILISLYNSVSNPYETYMGPVGVYVCSALSACLSVVVLILFVVNVTVTSMAEDLVKNFSEDADLRNKSSEMKLGYYLVILYTLLSLLAIALIYTYDHAAYTHRREQQRPTEDAPKEIMMY